The genomic DNA GAAGCGGGCAAAGTAGCTTCTGAGTTTAGGTAAAGCAATCTGGATGCCTGGGTTTTGTTCCGAGTAACCCAGATCCACTAAAGAGTTGTGGTAATTTTGATAAAATCCTTTTGCTGTGTCGCTAAGAAAATATTCTTGCGGCGGCATTAACTCTAAGTTGCGATACAAATCCTTCAGCATAGGAGTGAGAGTTAAAGGCTTTTCGTCTTCCAGGTTAATGTAAGAAGGCGGGCAAGCTGCGACACAAAACAACCAACGCCCAAACTCCCCTACGCCGTCTTCGTGTTCGCCCATCAATTCTTTCAGCTTGGAGAATTGAGTTGTTCCGGTGCGAGAAATAGCAGTTTTAGCTAAGTGCAAGCGCTTGGAGGCATCGGCGACATCTTTGATTAATTGTCCGCCGTCAAATTCGGTTAGTTCGTTTTCTGCGTCATCTCCTTTACCCTGCCGATACTTATTTCTACCAGTAAGATGAGCCGACCATTCGTCGCGATAAAGTAGCAATCCTCTAGGGTTTTCAGCATGAATCGCAATTCGACTTTCAATTGAACCATTCTGCAAAATATACCTTTTACACACTGGCTCAAGAGGTTTTGCGCCTTCTTCACCGTCCTTCTTCCACCGTCTCAGGGCTGACGAGTAAGTTTTCACTTCTTCCGCGTAAGCGGAACGCGCTTCGTTTTCCAGTTCCTCTAAAGGTTGGATGACTGCTTTTTGGGGTGGAGACTTCATGTCCCCAGATTTCGCTACTAAGCAAGTGCGGATAATCGCTGGTTGTTTAAACCCCGCTCCTGGCTTCACAACAATCTGCGCTCCAGTCCCCAGCCTTGATGCGGCAACGGGCAGAAATGATGTAAATAAGAATTCTGGGGCGGTTGGCATTTCTTCTGCGACAGTTTGCATTGATTCCGCAAGTATTCCTCCGTCACCCCAGAGAAAATCAGGTAAGTTAAGACGTGCATTTTGAGCTTCTACTAACGACGGTAATTTGGCTACTATTTCTGCTCTATCCTCAGCCTGGTCTATTTCCAAACAGCGATCGCGGTACAGTTTTTCAACTTCTGATGTCGGCACTTCATAAAATTTCGCCAGCCTCATTAATTCACGTCTAACCTGAGATCGCGACGAGCATCCAGAGGCAAGTGTTTCAATTTCCAAGGATAAGGCTTCGGTGTTCAGCGTTTGCCGTGGAAAGTTGATAACTTTTTTGTCACCAGAACTAGTAGAATTAGCATTGCCTGGGTTTTGGGCTGACGGAGACTGCTGGATCTGTTGCTTTAAGAGCCATGCTTTAACGCAGTTTAAAAGGGCATCATCGCTTAAGGTGGGGGTTGGGTTGTCCTTGGATGCTGATTTCCAAATACTATCCGCTTCTTGAGTATCTAGGGGTGGGGTACAGCGATCGCAATAATCATCAAATAACTGCCTGGGACTGCCACTGTGTTGGATTCCTAAATATTGCAACCTGTAACTTGTCCCTATCAAGTTGCGAGCTAACTTGGCACCATTAGTATTTCGCTCCCCTTGTCCAGATCCACTATGAAGCAATTCGCGATCGCTCTTGGAAAGACAAACGGCTAAAGGTACGTTGTCGGCAAATGTTGATAATGGCAATGACGGGGATGGAGTTTTCTGTTGAGAGGGGACAATCGTTCTCAGTTCTTTAAAGGTGTATCGAGTACCACAAGCGGCAATAATCGTTGTTGGATGAGTGCCGTTGGCAACTGAAAGGTGATAACAACCAGCCAACCGCATTACTCGTGACGGATTCTTCAAACTGCGATCTGCATCCGCAAATTCCAGTAAGTCAGCTTGCAGACTTTTCCACCGAGTTGGATCTATGGGCTGGTCAAACACCCAATAACTGTGAATTGATTTACCGCCAGTGTCAATCTGAAATGTTGGTTCAGGTAGTCCGAGCGATCGCCACAAGTCTCGCTGCAATTCCTTGGACAAATTATCATGCTCGTAAAAAATGGCGCGACAAGCCTTAACTTCTGCGTTAGTTTGTCCCCAGCCGTTGACCACCAGATAAACGCCTCTGCCGTTGCTTTGAAACGTTTCGGCAGCTTGGGCTATTAATTCAACAGTCGTTGCTTCGCCTTTGCGTCCTTTGTCCGAGCTCTTACGCACGTCGTCGGTGGGATAAAAGGCTCGTAAAAAAACTTTCTCACCTGGTTTATAGCCGAGTAACTCTAACTGTTGGGCTATTTGGTTGCGGTCAATTTGGAAATTGTTAGAAGATGCGTACATAAAGGAATTTTCACGCTCCTTGCGTGTGTCGGGTTGCAAGGAGGAGTCAAGCCACAATTCCCTCTCTTTTAAGAGAAACTAACCTACACTACGTTTCCAACAAAACATCTCCTGTAT from Tolypothrix sp. NIES-4075 includes the following:
- a CDS encoding DUF3987 domain-containing protein yields the protein MYASSNNFQIDRNQIAQQLELLGYKPGEKVFLRAFYPTDDVRKSSDKGRKGEATTVELIAQAAETFQSNGRGVYLVVNGWGQTNAEVKACRAIFYEHDNLSKELQRDLWRSLGLPEPTFQIDTGGKSIHSYWVFDQPIDPTRWKSLQADLLEFADADRSLKNPSRVMRLAGCYHLSVANGTHPTTIIAACGTRYTFKELRTIVPSQQKTPSPSLPLSTFADNVPLAVCLSKSDRELLHSGSGQGERNTNGAKLARNLIGTSYRLQYLGIQHSGSPRQLFDDYCDRCTPPLDTQEADSIWKSASKDNPTPTLSDDALLNCVKAWLLKQQIQQSPSAQNPGNANSTSSGDKKVINFPRQTLNTEALSLEIETLASGCSSRSQVRRELMRLAKFYEVPTSEVEKLYRDRCLEIDQAEDRAEIVAKLPSLVEAQNARLNLPDFLWGDGGILAESMQTVAEEMPTAPEFLFTSFLPVAASRLGTGAQIVVKPGAGFKQPAIIRTCLVAKSGDMKSPPQKAVIQPLEELENEARSAYAEEVKTYSSALRRWKKDGEEGAKPLEPVCKRYILQNGSIESRIAIHAENPRGLLLYRDEWSAHLTGRNKYRQGKGDDAENELTEFDGGQLIKDVADASKRLHLAKTAISRTGTTQFSKLKELMGEHEDGVGEFGRWLFCVAACPPSYINLEDEKPLTLTPMLKDLYRNLELMPPQEYFLSDTAKGFYQNYHNSLVDLGYSEQNPGIQIALPKLRSYFARFTLLLHCINQALSGSVTNPATHIDGFTVVAASELCSYFLAQLRVIYALNSPHEELSGRVLYLKTWFQGKENVTKRHILRTLRQYEKSSKSDLQNDLQILIDAGYITSLIKGKAIYYSSVGSFSPSVGRSVGSDSKAETPDINGLVKPLNNELSATVGGTVGGLKLDIASVSGDLTPKCRHNSDFPISETPALDMSAPLVPTANTADTSKQENNIADADTADSCPSQLTQRAF